From Panicum hallii strain FIL2 chromosome 2, PHallii_v3.1, whole genome shotgun sequence, a single genomic window includes:
- the LOC112881469 gene encoding G-type lectin S-receptor-like serine/threonine-protein kinase B120 isoform X1, which yields MGGGGVFRFSSMASSPRLLVLLLAWLCCAAAEAADTIQQGKSLSAAETLVSTPEGVFEVGFFPPDPKQPSRLYLGIWYRGIVPRTVVWVANRAAPATSAAPSLTLTETGELQVLDGTAANGTAAPSLLWSSNTSRAAPRGGYYASIQDSGSLQVRSDDGTLSWDSFWHPTDTILSGMQIAVRAPGPPGRGGTNERMLFTSWASETDPAPGRYALGLDPAGSGQAYIWRDGNDIYWRSGQWTGVNFIGIPWRPLYLSGFSMSNDRDLGLHYTYTATNTSLQRFVLQPNGTDICYMVKKSSQEWETVWFQPSNECEYYAACGPNAKCTVGQDGKAKCTCLKGFQPKLWDQWNAGNWSEGCTRNPPLGCQVNQPGDGFLPIGNIKWPDFSYWMSTVADETGCKNACLNNCSCGAYVHTTTTGCLVWGDKLIDIHELPTGAYTLNLKLPASELPGVHHTVWRIATIVSAVVLFVLLACLVLWWRRGRNIKDAVHRSWRSRQSSTWSQQNSAMLDISQSIRFDDEVEDGKSHELKVYSLDRLKAATCNFNDSNKLGEGGFGPVYMGTLPGGEEVAVKRLCRNSGQGLEEFKNEVILIAKLQHRNLVRLLGCCLQREEKILVYEYMPNKSLDAFLFNPEKQGLLDWSKRFDIIEGIARGLLYLHRDSRLRIVHRDLKASNILLDADMNPKISDFGMARMFGGDQNQFNTNRVVGTFGYMSPEYAMEGIFSVKSDVYSFGVLILEIITGKRAVSFHYHQDSLNIAGYAWRQWNEDKATELIDPLIRASCSVRQVLRCIHIALLCVQDHADERPDIPTVIIMLSSDSLSLPNPRPPTLMLRGRELESSKSSENERSHSIGTVSMTQLHGR from the exons ATGGGGGGCGGAGGAGTGTTCCGTTTCTCCTCCATGGCCTCCTCTCCTCGGCTTCTCGTCCTGCTCCTCGCGTGGCTGTGttgcgcggcggcggaggcggcggacaCGATTCAGCAGGGGAAGTCGCTGTCGGCGGCGGAGACGCTGGTGTCCACGCCGGAGGGGGTGTTCGAGGTGGGCTTCTTCCCGCCGGACCCCAAGCAGCCCTCCCGGCTCTACCTCGGCATCTGGTACCGCGGCATCGTGCCGAGGACCGTCGTCTGGGTCGCCAACCGCGCCGCGCCCGCCACCTCGGCGGCGCCGTCGCTCACGCTCACGGAAACCGGCGAGCTCCAGGTCCTCGACGGCACTGCGGCCAATGGGACGGCCGCGCCGTCGCTGCTCTGGTCCTCCAACACCTCgcgggccgcgccgcgcgggggCTACTACGCGTCTATCCAGGACTCCGGCAGCCTCCAGGTCCGCAGCGACGACGGGACGCTGTCGTGGGACAGCTTCTGGCACCCGACGGACACCATCCTGTCCGGGATGCAAATCGCCGTGCGGGCGCCGGGGCCGCCCGGGAGGGGGGGCACCAATGAGCGGATGCTGTTCACGTCGTGGGCCAGCGAGACGGACCCGGCGCCGGGGCGCTACGCGCTCGGGCTCGACCCGGCAGGTTCCGGCCAGGCATACATCTGGAGAGACGGCAATGACATCTATTGGAG ATCAGGGCAATGGACTGGGGTGAATTTTATTGGCATTCCATGGAGGCCACTCTACCTGAGTGGGTTCTCAATGTCAAATGATCGAGACTTAGgactacactacacatacacTGCAACAAACACATCTCTGCAGAGGTTTGTTCTTCAGCCAAATGGTACAGACATCTGCTACATGGTTAAGAAGTCATCACAAGAGTGGGAGACTGTCTGGTTCCAACCATCAAATGAGTGTGAATACTATGCTGCATGTGGTCCAAATGCGAAATGTACCGTGGGGCAAGATGGCAAGGCAAAATGCACCTGCCTGAAAG GTTTTCAGCCGAAGTTGTGGGACCAGTGGAATGCAGGAAACTGGAGTGAAGGCTGCACCAGGAACCCACCTCTCGGTTGCCAGGTCAACCAACCTGGGGATGGATTTCTTCCTATTGGAAATATAAAGTGGCCTGATTTCTCATATTGGATGTCTACAGTGGCGGATGAGACAGGGTGCAAAAATGCCTGCTTGAATAACTGCTCATGTGGCGCCTATGTTCACACAACTACAACTGGGTGTCTAGTCTGGGGTGACAAACTAATTGACATCCATGAGTTGCCGACTGGGGCATATACCCTAAACCTGAAACTTCCTGCTTCTGAGTTAC CAGGAGTACATCACACAGTTTGGAGAATAGCCACGATAGTATCTGCTGTGGTTCTTTTTGTTTTGTTAGCTTGCCTTGTTCTGTGGTGGAGGCGTGGCAGAAATATTAAAG ATGCAGTGCATAGAAGTTGGAGGTCAAGGCAGTCATCTACCTGGTCCCAGCAGAATAGTGCTATGCTGGATATTTCTCAGTCTATTCGTTTTGATGATGAAGTGGAGGATGGAAAAAGCCATGAACTCAAAGTATACTCCCTGGACCGTCTAAAAGCTGCTACATGTAATTTTAATGACTCCAACAAGCTTGGAGAAGGAGGATTTGGTCCTGTCTATATG GGAACATTGCCTGGGGGAGAAGAAGTAGCTGTGAAGAGGCTTTGTAGGAATTCAGGTCAAGGCCTTGAAGAATTCAAGAATGAGGTCATACTTATTGCAAAGTTGCAGCACCGCAATCTTGTAAGACTACTAGGATGCTGCTTACAGAGAGAGGAGAAGATCTTGGTGTATGAGTACATGCCTAACAAGAGTCTAGATGCATTCCTGTTCA ATCCTGAAAAGCAAGGGCTTCTAGACTGGAGCAAACGGTTTGATATAATTGAAGGCATCGCTAGAGGGCTGCTATATCTCCACCGGGACTCAAGGCTACGTATTGTCCACCGTGATCTCAAGGCCAGCAACATCCTCCTGGACGCAGATATGAACCCCAAGATATCTGATTTTGGGATGGCGAGGATGTTTGGCGGTGACCAGAACCAGTTCAATACGAATCGTGTCGTCGGCACATT TGGCTACATGTCTCCTGAATACGCGATGGAAGGCATTTTCTCGGTGAAGTCTGACGTCTACAGCTTTGGAGTCCTGATCTTGGAGATCATCACAGGAAAGAGGGCTGTGAGCTTCCACTACCATCAGGACTCCCTGAACATCGCGGGATAT GCATGGCGACAGTGGAACGAAGACAAGGCTACGGAGCTGATCGATCCGCTGATACGAGCATCGTGCTCAGTCCGGCAGGTCCTGAGATGCATCCACATCGCGCTGCTGTGCGTGCAGGACCACGCCGACGAGCGCCCCGACATCCCCACCGTAATTATCATGCTGAGCAGCGACAGCTTGAGCCTCCCCAACCCGAGGCCGCCCACCCTGATGCTCCGCGGCCGCGAGCTCGAGTCGAGCAAGTCGAGCGAGAACGAACGGAGCCACTCCATTGGCACCGTGTCGATGACGCAGCTGCATGGGAGATAG
- the LOC112881469 gene encoding G-type lectin S-receptor-like serine/threonine-protein kinase B120 isoform X2 encodes MGGGGVFRFSSMASSPRLLVLLLAWLCCAAAEAADTIQQGKSLSAAETLVSTPEGVFEVGFFPPDPKQPSRLYLGIWYRGIVPRTVVWVANRAAPATSAAPSLTLTETGELQVLDGTAANGTAAPSLLWSSNTSRAAPRGGYYASIQDSGSLQVRSDDGTLSWDSFWHPTDTILSGMQIAVRAPGPPGRGGTNERMLFTSWASETDPAPGRYALGLDPAGSGQAYIWRDGNDIYWRSGQWTGVNFIGIPWRPLYLSGFSMSNDRDLGLHYTYTATNTSLQRFVLQPNGTDICYMVKKSSQEWETVWFQPSNECEYYAACGPNAKCTVGQDGKAKCTCLKGFQPKLWDQWNAGNWSEGCTRNPPLGCQVNQPGDGFLPIGNIKWPDFSYWMSTVADETGCKNACLNNCSCGAYVHTTTTGCLVWGDKLIDIHELPTGAYTLNLKLPASELRVHHTVWRIATIVSAVVLFVLLACLVLWWRRGRNIKDAVHRSWRSRQSSTWSQQNSAMLDISQSIRFDDEVEDGKSHELKVYSLDRLKAATCNFNDSNKLGEGGFGPVYMGTLPGGEEVAVKRLCRNSGQGLEEFKNEVILIAKLQHRNLVRLLGCCLQREEKILVYEYMPNKSLDAFLFNPEKQGLLDWSKRFDIIEGIARGLLYLHRDSRLRIVHRDLKASNILLDADMNPKISDFGMARMFGGDQNQFNTNRVVGTFGYMSPEYAMEGIFSVKSDVYSFGVLILEIITGKRAVSFHYHQDSLNIAGYAWRQWNEDKATELIDPLIRASCSVRQVLRCIHIALLCVQDHADERPDIPTVIIMLSSDSLSLPNPRPPTLMLRGRELESSKSSENERSHSIGTVSMTQLHGR; translated from the exons ATGGGGGGCGGAGGAGTGTTCCGTTTCTCCTCCATGGCCTCCTCTCCTCGGCTTCTCGTCCTGCTCCTCGCGTGGCTGTGttgcgcggcggcggaggcggcggacaCGATTCAGCAGGGGAAGTCGCTGTCGGCGGCGGAGACGCTGGTGTCCACGCCGGAGGGGGTGTTCGAGGTGGGCTTCTTCCCGCCGGACCCCAAGCAGCCCTCCCGGCTCTACCTCGGCATCTGGTACCGCGGCATCGTGCCGAGGACCGTCGTCTGGGTCGCCAACCGCGCCGCGCCCGCCACCTCGGCGGCGCCGTCGCTCACGCTCACGGAAACCGGCGAGCTCCAGGTCCTCGACGGCACTGCGGCCAATGGGACGGCCGCGCCGTCGCTGCTCTGGTCCTCCAACACCTCgcgggccgcgccgcgcgggggCTACTACGCGTCTATCCAGGACTCCGGCAGCCTCCAGGTCCGCAGCGACGACGGGACGCTGTCGTGGGACAGCTTCTGGCACCCGACGGACACCATCCTGTCCGGGATGCAAATCGCCGTGCGGGCGCCGGGGCCGCCCGGGAGGGGGGGCACCAATGAGCGGATGCTGTTCACGTCGTGGGCCAGCGAGACGGACCCGGCGCCGGGGCGCTACGCGCTCGGGCTCGACCCGGCAGGTTCCGGCCAGGCATACATCTGGAGAGACGGCAATGACATCTATTGGAG ATCAGGGCAATGGACTGGGGTGAATTTTATTGGCATTCCATGGAGGCCACTCTACCTGAGTGGGTTCTCAATGTCAAATGATCGAGACTTAGgactacactacacatacacTGCAACAAACACATCTCTGCAGAGGTTTGTTCTTCAGCCAAATGGTACAGACATCTGCTACATGGTTAAGAAGTCATCACAAGAGTGGGAGACTGTCTGGTTCCAACCATCAAATGAGTGTGAATACTATGCTGCATGTGGTCCAAATGCGAAATGTACCGTGGGGCAAGATGGCAAGGCAAAATGCACCTGCCTGAAAG GTTTTCAGCCGAAGTTGTGGGACCAGTGGAATGCAGGAAACTGGAGTGAAGGCTGCACCAGGAACCCACCTCTCGGTTGCCAGGTCAACCAACCTGGGGATGGATTTCTTCCTATTGGAAATATAAAGTGGCCTGATTTCTCATATTGGATGTCTACAGTGGCGGATGAGACAGGGTGCAAAAATGCCTGCTTGAATAACTGCTCATGTGGCGCCTATGTTCACACAACTACAACTGGGTGTCTAGTCTGGGGTGACAAACTAATTGACATCCATGAGTTGCCGACTGGGGCATATACCCTAAACCTGAAACTTCCTGCTTCTGAGTTAC GAGTACATCACACAGTTTGGAGAATAGCCACGATAGTATCTGCTGTGGTTCTTTTTGTTTTGTTAGCTTGCCTTGTTCTGTGGTGGAGGCGTGGCAGAAATATTAAAG ATGCAGTGCATAGAAGTTGGAGGTCAAGGCAGTCATCTACCTGGTCCCAGCAGAATAGTGCTATGCTGGATATTTCTCAGTCTATTCGTTTTGATGATGAAGTGGAGGATGGAAAAAGCCATGAACTCAAAGTATACTCCCTGGACCGTCTAAAAGCTGCTACATGTAATTTTAATGACTCCAACAAGCTTGGAGAAGGAGGATTTGGTCCTGTCTATATG GGAACATTGCCTGGGGGAGAAGAAGTAGCTGTGAAGAGGCTTTGTAGGAATTCAGGTCAAGGCCTTGAAGAATTCAAGAATGAGGTCATACTTATTGCAAAGTTGCAGCACCGCAATCTTGTAAGACTACTAGGATGCTGCTTACAGAGAGAGGAGAAGATCTTGGTGTATGAGTACATGCCTAACAAGAGTCTAGATGCATTCCTGTTCA ATCCTGAAAAGCAAGGGCTTCTAGACTGGAGCAAACGGTTTGATATAATTGAAGGCATCGCTAGAGGGCTGCTATATCTCCACCGGGACTCAAGGCTACGTATTGTCCACCGTGATCTCAAGGCCAGCAACATCCTCCTGGACGCAGATATGAACCCCAAGATATCTGATTTTGGGATGGCGAGGATGTTTGGCGGTGACCAGAACCAGTTCAATACGAATCGTGTCGTCGGCACATT TGGCTACATGTCTCCTGAATACGCGATGGAAGGCATTTTCTCGGTGAAGTCTGACGTCTACAGCTTTGGAGTCCTGATCTTGGAGATCATCACAGGAAAGAGGGCTGTGAGCTTCCACTACCATCAGGACTCCCTGAACATCGCGGGATAT GCATGGCGACAGTGGAACGAAGACAAGGCTACGGAGCTGATCGATCCGCTGATACGAGCATCGTGCTCAGTCCGGCAGGTCCTGAGATGCATCCACATCGCGCTGCTGTGCGTGCAGGACCACGCCGACGAGCGCCCCGACATCCCCACCGTAATTATCATGCTGAGCAGCGACAGCTTGAGCCTCCCCAACCCGAGGCCGCCCACCCTGATGCTCCGCGGCCGCGAGCTCGAGTCGAGCAAGTCGAGCGAGAACGAACGGAGCCACTCCATTGGCACCGTGTCGATGACGCAGCTGCATGGGAGATAG